The following are encoded in a window of Amycolatopsis lexingtonensis genomic DNA:
- a CDS encoding YigZ family protein — translation MTDRYLSVARSGVHEIEIKRSRFLCALAPVTSEEAAREFIAGRRRAEPGARHHCHAFVLGPDGRTQRSSDDGEPAGTAGTPMLEVLRRREVTDAVAVVTRYFGGVLLGAGGLIRAYGQSVSEALEVVGVLEHRRLALVEVAVSYDRAGRLENDLRASPYLLHATRFDERARFEIGLAPGEAPAFESWLADLTNGEATTTALGDHWATQG, via the coding sequence ATGACTGATCGTTATCTCTCCGTGGCTCGATCCGGGGTCCACGAGATCGAGATCAAGCGCTCCCGGTTCCTCTGCGCGCTCGCCCCGGTGACGTCGGAGGAGGCCGCGCGCGAGTTCATCGCGGGCCGCCGTCGCGCCGAACCGGGGGCACGACACCACTGCCACGCCTTCGTTCTCGGCCCCGACGGCCGGACGCAGCGCTCGAGCGACGACGGCGAACCGGCCGGTACCGCGGGTACCCCGATGCTGGAAGTGCTGCGCCGCCGGGAGGTCACGGACGCGGTCGCGGTGGTGACGCGCTACTTCGGCGGGGTGCTGCTGGGCGCGGGGGGATTGATTCGCGCGTACGGACAGTCCGTTTCGGAGGCACTGGAAGTTGTTGGTGTACTAGAACACCGGCGTCTCGCGTTGGTGGAAGTGGCGGTGAGCTACGACCGCGCGGGCCGGCTGGAGAACGACTTGCGCGCGTCGCCGTACTTGCTCCACGCGACTCGCTTCGACGAGCGGGCGCGGTTCGAGATCGGGCTGGCGCCGGGGGAGGCGCCCGCGTTCGAGAGCTGGCTGGCGGACTTGACGAACGGCGAAGCGACGACGACCGCGCTCGGCGACCACTGGGCGACCCAAGGCTGA
- a CDS encoding glutamate synthase subunit beta, translating into MADPKGFLTTTREEPKRRPVDLRLMDWREVYEDFATTKLEKQAGRCMDCGIPFCHQGCPLGNLIPEWNTLVWRDDWRQAIERLHATNNFPEFTGTLCPAPCETACVLGINDDPVTIKRVEISIVDRAFEEGWITPEVPPVRTGKKVAVVGSGPSGLAAAQQLTRAGHSVVVYERADKIGGLLRYGIPEFKMEKSRLDRRLKQMEAEGTEFRASVNVGVDLPVAELLAHDAVVLAGGATDWRDLPIPGRELDGIHQAMEFLPPANRVASGELEKSPFDASGLDVVVIGGGDTGADCVGTSHRQGAKSVTQLEIMPKPPETRSDAHPWPTYPMIYRVSSAHEEGGERLYAVNTQEFLGDSAGRVRALKLVEVRNEGGKFVPVEGTERELPAQLVLLAMGFLGPQKQGLLEDLGVELDGRGNVVRDKAFKTSLDNVFVAGDMGRGQSLIVWAIAEGRSAAAGVDAFLTGRDFLPAPIAPTDRPIA; encoded by the coding sequence ATGGCTGACCCCAAGGGCTTTCTGACCACCACGCGCGAAGAACCCAAGCGCCGTCCCGTCGACCTCCGGCTGATGGACTGGCGGGAGGTCTACGAAGACTTCGCGACGACGAAGCTGGAGAAGCAGGCCGGCCGCTGCATGGACTGCGGCATCCCGTTCTGCCACCAGGGCTGTCCGCTCGGGAACCTCATCCCCGAGTGGAACACGCTGGTGTGGCGGGACGACTGGCGCCAGGCCATCGAGCGGCTGCACGCGACGAACAACTTCCCGGAGTTCACCGGCACGCTGTGCCCGGCGCCGTGCGAAACCGCTTGCGTGCTCGGGATCAACGACGACCCGGTGACCATCAAGCGCGTCGAGATCTCCATCGTCGACCGCGCCTTCGAAGAAGGCTGGATCACGCCCGAGGTGCCGCCGGTTCGTACGGGCAAGAAGGTCGCGGTCGTGGGCTCCGGCCCGTCGGGTCTCGCCGCGGCGCAGCAGCTCACGCGCGCGGGCCACAGCGTCGTGGTCTACGAGCGGGCCGACAAGATCGGCGGGCTGCTGCGCTACGGCATCCCCGAGTTCAAGATGGAGAAGTCGCGCCTCGACCGCCGGCTCAAGCAGATGGAGGCCGAGGGCACGGAGTTCCGGGCGTCGGTCAACGTCGGCGTCGACCTGCCGGTGGCGGAGCTGCTGGCCCACGACGCCGTGGTGCTCGCCGGCGGCGCGACCGACTGGCGCGACCTGCCGATCCCCGGCCGCGAGCTCGACGGCATCCACCAGGCCATGGAGTTCCTGCCGCCGGCCAACCGGGTCGCCTCGGGCGAGCTGGAGAAGTCGCCGTTCGACGCTTCGGGCCTGGACGTGGTCGTGATCGGCGGCGGCGACACCGGCGCGGACTGCGTCGGGACGTCGCACCGCCAGGGCGCGAAGTCCGTGACGCAGCTGGAGATCATGCCCAAGCCGCCGGAGACCCGGTCGGACGCCCACCCGTGGCCGACGTACCCGATGATCTACCGGGTGTCCTCGGCGCACGAAGAGGGCGGCGAGCGGCTGTACGCGGTGAACACGCAGGAGTTCCTGGGTGACTCGGCTGGTCGCGTGCGGGCGCTGAAGCTGGTCGAGGTGCGCAACGAGGGCGGCAAGTTCGTCCCCGTCGAAGGCACGGAGCGAGAGCTGCCCGCGCAGCTCGTCCTGCTGGCCATGGGCTTCCTCGGCCCGCAGAAGCAGGGCCTGCTCGAAGACCTGGGCGTCGAGCTGGACGGGCGCGGCAACGTGGTCCGCGACAAGGCGTTCAAGACCAGCCTGGACAACGTGTTCGTGGCCGGCGACATGGGCCGCGGCCAGTCCCTGATCGTGTGGGCGATCGCGGAGGGCCGCAGCGCCGCGGCCGGCGTCGACGCCTTCCTGACCGGGCGGGACTTCCTGCCCGCCCCGATCGCGCCGACGGACCGGCCGATCGCGTAG
- a CDS encoding RICIN domain-containing protein encodes MTKMKRLMVTVAATAGLLGLVAVPQAGAAPADGKGTAVTSLGQLKLRPAKVAGVQQKKSTNTMAAAAVDPGPYIIESVAFGRCWDADLNTINANGTKVQLWDCNDTAANQAWWLTQNPEGYYRFQNYQSGRYLDADANSIGKNGTKIQLWDFQAGGKNQWWTLAEIPEGYLRQQTPASPRYLTAEGSVGGNGTRLQLWDFIAGGKSQWWF; translated from the coding sequence ATGACGAAGATGAAGCGCCTGATGGTGACGGTCGCCGCGACCGCGGGCCTGCTCGGCCTGGTCGCCGTGCCGCAGGCCGGTGCCGCGCCCGCCGACGGCAAGGGCACCGCGGTCACGTCGCTCGGCCAGCTCAAGCTGCGCCCGGCGAAGGTGGCCGGCGTCCAGCAGAAGAAGTCGACGAACACGATGGCCGCCGCGGCCGTCGACCCGGGCCCGTACATCATCGAGTCCGTGGCCTTCGGCCGCTGCTGGGACGCCGACCTGAACACCATCAACGCCAACGGCACCAAGGTGCAGCTCTGGGACTGCAACGACACCGCCGCCAACCAGGCGTGGTGGCTGACCCAGAACCCGGAGGGCTACTACCGGTTCCAGAACTACCAGAGCGGCCGGTACCTGGACGCCGACGCGAACTCGATCGGCAAGAACGGCACCAAGATCCAGCTCTGGGACTTCCAGGCCGGTGGCAAGAACCAGTGGTGGACGCTCGCCGAGATCCCCGAGGGCTACCTGCGCCAGCAGACCCCGGCCAGCCCGCGCTACCTGACCGCCGAGGGTTCGGTGGGCGGCAACGGCACGCGGCTGCAGCTGTGGGACTTCATCGCGGGCGGCAAGTCCCAGTGGTGGTTCTGA
- the gltB gene encoding glutamate synthase large subunit, with the protein MTHRANSLPPSGEQFSNAEAEGLYRSDYEHDACGVAFVADLTGRRDHAIVAKALVALRNLEHRGARGAEPDTGDGAGLLIQVPDEFYREVVDFELPEPGTYAVGTAFLPQDEKRRGRAMTTIERIAAEEDMRVLGWRELPVHTEHCGPTAAETMPHFTQLFLTARRPKPEHSDPLHIERSAFCVRKRAEHELVEDDVYFPSLSSRTIVYKGMLTEPQVERFFADLTDERVTSAIGLVHSRFSTNTFPSWPLAHPYRYVAHNGEINTLRGNRNWMDAREALLETDLVPGDLKRIYPVITRGASDSASFDEVLELLHLGGRSLPHSVLMMIPEAWENHQEMDPARRAFYEFHSTLMEPWDGPALVAFTDGSQIGAVLDRNGLRPGRYWVTDDGLVVLASEVGVLDIDPATIVRKGRLEPGRMFLVDTAEGRIIEDEEIKTELATAHPYDEWVEAGLLHLDDLPERDREVPLHAALVRRQQAFGYTEEELEAILEPMARTGAEPIGSMGNDSPIATLSSRPRLIFDYFIQLFAQVTNPPLDAIREELVTALGTQIGAEPNLLTGDASSCRRIVLPFPVLDNDQLAKLVHVNDDGDLPEFQAVTVLGRYNVHGGGDALVKRLDEIRAEVSEAIEDGARLIVLSDRGVDENHAPIPSLLLTGAVHHHLVREKTRTQVGLIVEAGDAREVHHIALLIGYGVAAVNPYLAMATVEEMAHQGLIPGVTPKEATQNLIKALGKGVRKTMSKMGVSTVASYTGAQIFEAIGLGEEVIDNCFTGTTSRLGGVGFETLADEVAKRHKYAFPADGVRASHRELETGADYQWRREGEPHLFNPQTVFKLQHSTRSGKYEIFKEYTKAVDDQAEKLLTLRGLFDFKYGKRAPVPIEEVEPVSEIVKRFATGAISYGSISMEMHQTLAIAMNRLGGKSNTGEGGEDAERLYDPERRSAVKQVASGRFGVTSEYLVNADDIQIKMAQGAKPGEGGQLPGAKVYPWIAKTRFSTPGVGLISPPPHHDIYSIEDLAQLIHDLKNANPNARIHVKLVSEVGVGTVAAGVSKAHADVVLISGHDGGTGASPLSSIKHAGGPWELGLAETQQTLLANRLRDRIVVQTDGQLKTGRDVIVAALLGAEEFGFATAPLVVSGCIMMRVCHLDTCPVGVATQNPKLREKFSGKAEYVVNFFEFIAQEVREYLAELGFRSIAEAVGHAEFLDKRKAIDHWKAAGLDLSPIFHVPELAPAGLRLQQTLQDHGLEKALDNTLIQLAEGALNSGDKVRLELPVRNVNRTVGTMLGSELTKRWGGEGLPDDTIDVTFTGTAGQSFGAFVPKGITLRLIGDGNDYVGKGLSGGRLIVRPPKEATYVAEEQIIAGNVIGYGATSGEIFIRGKVGERFCVRNSGALAVVEGVGDHGGEYMTGGRMVVLGPIGRNFAAGMSGGIAYVLDLPAHRVNPEMVDLDPLDSEDADFLRETLEKHYDETESAVARELLADWDAGVDRFGKVMPKDYKRVLAAQVQAERDGRDVNEAIMEAAHG; encoded by the coding sequence GTGACCCACCGTGCCAATTCCCTGCCCCCGTCCGGGGAGCAGTTCAGCAACGCCGAGGCCGAGGGCCTCTACCGGAGCGACTACGAACACGACGCCTGCGGTGTCGCGTTCGTCGCCGACCTGACCGGGCGGCGAGATCATGCGATCGTCGCCAAAGCCCTGGTCGCGTTGCGCAACCTGGAACACCGCGGGGCGCGGGGTGCCGAACCGGACACCGGGGACGGCGCGGGACTGCTCATCCAGGTTCCGGACGAGTTCTACCGCGAAGTCGTCGACTTCGAGCTGCCCGAGCCGGGCACCTACGCCGTCGGCACCGCTTTCCTGCCGCAGGACGAAAAACGCCGCGGCCGGGCCATGACGACCATCGAGCGCATCGCCGCGGAAGAGGACATGCGCGTCCTCGGCTGGCGCGAGCTGCCGGTGCACACCGAGCACTGCGGGCCGACCGCGGCCGAGACCATGCCGCACTTCACGCAGCTGTTCCTCACCGCGCGCCGCCCGAAGCCGGAGCACTCGGACCCGCTGCACATCGAGCGCAGCGCCTTCTGCGTCCGCAAGCGCGCCGAGCACGAGCTCGTCGAGGACGACGTGTACTTCCCGTCGCTGTCCTCGCGCACGATCGTCTACAAAGGAATGCTCACCGAGCCGCAGGTCGAGCGCTTCTTCGCCGACCTCACCGACGAGCGCGTCACCAGCGCCATCGGCCTGGTGCACTCCCGCTTCTCCACCAACACCTTCCCGTCGTGGCCGCTGGCGCACCCGTACCGGTACGTCGCGCACAACGGCGAGATCAACACCCTGCGCGGCAACCGCAACTGGATGGACGCCCGCGAGGCGCTGCTCGAGACCGACCTGGTCCCGGGCGACCTCAAGCGGATCTACCCGGTGATCACCCGGGGCGCCAGCGACTCGGCGTCGTTCGACGAGGTGCTGGAGCTGCTCCACCTCGGCGGCCGCTCGCTGCCCCACTCGGTCCTGATGATGATCCCGGAGGCCTGGGAGAACCACCAGGAGATGGACCCGGCCCGGCGCGCCTTCTACGAGTTCCACTCCACGCTGATGGAACCGTGGGACGGCCCGGCGCTGGTCGCCTTCACCGACGGCTCCCAGATCGGCGCGGTCCTCGACCGCAACGGCCTGCGCCCCGGCCGGTACTGGGTGACCGACGACGGCCTCGTCGTGCTGGCCTCCGAGGTCGGCGTGCTCGACATCGACCCGGCGACGATCGTCCGGAAGGGACGCCTCGAGCCCGGCCGGATGTTCCTCGTGGACACCGCCGAGGGCCGGATCATCGAGGACGAGGAGATCAAGACCGAGCTGGCCACCGCGCACCCGTATGACGAGTGGGTCGAGGCCGGTCTCCTGCACCTGGACGACCTGCCCGAGCGCGACCGCGAGGTCCCGCTGCACGCCGCGCTCGTCCGCCGCCAGCAGGCGTTCGGCTACACCGAGGAAGAGCTCGAAGCCATCCTCGAGCCGATGGCCCGCACCGGCGCGGAGCCGATCGGCTCGATGGGCAACGACTCGCCGATCGCGACGCTGTCCAGCCGGCCGCGGCTGATCTTCGACTACTTCATCCAGCTGTTCGCCCAGGTGACGAACCCGCCGCTGGACGCCATCCGCGAGGAGCTCGTCACCGCGCTCGGCACGCAGATCGGCGCCGAGCCGAACCTGCTGACCGGCGACGCGTCGAGCTGCCGCCGGATCGTGCTGCCGTTCCCGGTGCTCGACAACGACCAGCTCGCCAAGCTCGTGCACGTCAACGACGACGGCGACCTGCCCGAGTTCCAGGCCGTCACGGTGCTCGGCCGCTACAACGTCCACGGCGGCGGCGACGCGCTGGTCAAGCGGCTCGACGAGATCCGCGCCGAGGTGTCCGAGGCGATCGAGGACGGCGCGCGGCTGATCGTGCTGTCCGACCGCGGGGTCGACGAGAACCACGCCCCGATCCCCTCGCTGCTGCTGACCGGCGCGGTGCACCACCACCTCGTCCGCGAGAAGACGCGCACGCAGGTCGGCCTCATCGTCGAGGCCGGGGACGCGCGCGAGGTGCACCACATCGCGCTGCTGATCGGCTACGGCGTCGCCGCGGTGAACCCGTATCTGGCGATGGCGACCGTCGAGGAGATGGCCCACCAGGGCCTGATCCCGGGCGTGACGCCGAAGGAAGCGACGCAGAACCTGATCAAGGCGCTCGGCAAGGGCGTCCGCAAGACGATGTCCAAGATGGGCGTCTCGACCGTCGCGTCCTACACCGGCGCGCAGATCTTCGAGGCCATCGGGCTCGGCGAAGAGGTCATCGACAACTGCTTCACCGGCACGACCTCCCGCCTCGGCGGTGTCGGCTTCGAGACCCTCGCCGACGAGGTCGCGAAGCGGCACAAGTACGCGTTCCCGGCCGACGGCGTCCGGGCGTCGCACCGCGAGCTCGAAACGGGCGCGGACTACCAGTGGCGCCGAGAGGGCGAGCCGCACCTGTTCAACCCGCAGACCGTCTTCAAGCTCCAGCACTCCACGCGGTCCGGGAAGTACGAGATCTTCAAGGAGTACACGAAGGCCGTCGACGACCAGGCCGAGAAGCTGCTGACGCTGCGCGGGCTGTTCGACTTCAAGTACGGCAAGCGCGCACCGGTGCCGATCGAGGAGGTCGAGCCGGTCTCGGAGATCGTCAAGCGGTTCGCCACCGGCGCCATCTCCTACGGCTCGATCTCGATGGAGATGCACCAGACCCTCGCCATCGCGATGAACCGCCTCGGCGGCAAGTCGAACACCGGTGAGGGCGGCGAAGACGCGGAGCGGCTGTACGACCCGGAGCGGCGCAGCGCCGTGAAGCAGGTCGCGTCCGGCCGGTTCGGCGTCACGAGCGAGTACCTCGTCAACGCCGACGACATCCAGATCAAGATGGCGCAGGGCGCGAAGCCCGGCGAGGGCGGACAGCTGCCCGGCGCGAAGGTGTACCCGTGGATCGCGAAGACGCGGTTCTCGACGCCGGGCGTCGGCTTGATTTCGCCGCCGCCGCACCACGACATCTACTCGATCGAGGACCTGGCGCAGCTGATCCACGACCTCAAGAACGCCAACCCGAACGCGCGCATCCACGTGAAGCTCGTGTCCGAGGTCGGCGTCGGCACGGTCGCGGCGGGCGTGTCGAAGGCGCACGCCGACGTCGTGCTCATCTCCGGCCACGACGGCGGGACGGGCGCGTCGCCGCTGTCGTCGATCAAGCACGCCGGTGGCCCGTGGGAACTGGGCCTGGCCGAGACGCAGCAGACGCTGCTGGCCAACCGGCTGCGCGACCGGATCGTGGTGCAGACCGACGGCCAGCTCAAGACCGGCCGGGACGTCATCGTGGCGGCGCTGCTCGGCGCCGAGGAGTTCGGCTTCGCGACCGCGCCGCTGGTGGTGTCGGGCTGCATCATGATGCGCGTCTGCCACCTCGACACGTGTCCGGTCGGCGTCGCGACGCAGAACCCGAAGCTGCGCGAGAAGTTCAGCGGCAAGGCCGAATACGTCGTCAACTTCTTCGAGTTCATCGCCCAGGAAGTGCGCGAGTACCTGGCGGAGCTCGGTTTCCGGTCGATCGCCGAGGCGGTCGGGCACGCCGAGTTCCTCGACAAGCGCAAGGCGATCGACCACTGGAAGGCCGCCGGGCTGGACCTGTCGCCGATCTTCCACGTGCCCGAGCTGGCCCCGGCGGGCCTGCGCCTGCAGCAGACGCTGCAGGACCACGGGCTGGAGAAGGCGCTCGACAACACGCTGATCCAGCTGGCCGAAGGCGCGTTGAACTCCGGTGACAAGGTGCGGCTGGAGCTGCCCGTCCGCAACGTGAACCGGACCGTCGGCACCATGCTCGGCTCCGAGCTGACCAAGCGGTGGGGCGGCGAAGGCCTGCCCGACGACACCATCGACGTCACCTTCACCGGCACCGCGGGCCAGTCGTTCGGCGCGTTCGTGCCGAAGGGCATCACGCTGCGGCTGATCGGCGACGGCAACGACTACGTCGGCAAGGGCCTCTCCGGCGGCCGGCTGATCGTGCGGCCGCCGAAGGAGGCGACCTACGTCGCCGAGGAGCAGATCATCGCCGGCAACGTGATCGGCTACGGCGCCACCAGCGGCGAGATCTTCATCCGCGGCAAGGTCGGCGAGCGGTTCTGCGTGCGCAACTCGGGCGCGCTGGCCGTCGTCGAAGGCGTCGGCGACCACGGCGGCGAGTACATGACCGGCGGCCGGATGGTCGTGCTCGGCCCGATCGGGCGCAACTTCGCGGCCGGCATGTCCGGCGGCATCGCTTACGTGCTGGACCTGCCCGCGCACCGCGTCAACCCGGAGATGGTCGACCTCGACCCGCTCGACTCCGAGGACGCGGACTTCCTGCGCGAGACGCTGGAAAAGCACTACGACGAAACGGAATCCGCGGTCGCGCGGGAACTGCTGGCCGACTGGGACGCGGGCGTCGACCGCTTCGGGAAGGTCATGCCGAAGGACTACAAGCGCGTGCTCGCGGCGCAGGTGCAGGCCGAGCGTGACGGGCGCGACGTGAACGAGGCGATCATGGAGGCCGCACATGGCTGA
- a CDS encoding ArsR/SmtB family transcription factor: MEEQRPGGIVRIELTLPDLVRVGLAAAADPMGELAASLQVLQRRDGGRNAASAAFNRWRYRVWQGLPDSAAVLMWLCRPDAPIPEFLVPAAGRYDLETGLAAVLKADSVSLKAALRTAPIDRDLPPWAAAFADGDTAGLPRLVQAMQDYHDLALAPGWDMLCAQVDADLGMRTQVLLHGGVDALLTGLRPKVRWTAPVLETDDGLPSTLPSEGTGLLLVPTYFSVAPSLVPPLPGGVPRLLYPCVRHAAHTAGVDRAARKTPGNALADLLGPTRAAALTILAVGCSTSELAARLGVTPSAVSKHTTVLRRAGLIITHRERNTVLHSLTPLGSALLDR, from the coding sequence ATGGAGGAGCAAAGACCCGGGGGAATCGTGCGCATCGAACTGACGTTGCCGGACCTCGTCCGCGTCGGCCTCGCCGCCGCGGCCGACCCGATGGGTGAGCTGGCCGCGAGCCTGCAGGTCCTGCAGCGCCGCGACGGCGGCCGGAACGCGGCTTCGGCGGCGTTCAACCGGTGGCGTTACCGGGTTTGGCAGGGCCTGCCGGACTCCGCGGCGGTGCTGATGTGGCTTTGCCGCCCGGACGCGCCGATCCCGGAGTTCCTGGTGCCCGCGGCGGGCCGCTACGACCTCGAGACGGGTCTCGCGGCGGTGCTGAAGGCGGACTCGGTGAGCCTCAAGGCCGCGCTGCGCACCGCACCGATCGACCGCGACCTGCCGCCCTGGGCAGCGGCCTTCGCCGACGGCGACACCGCCGGCCTGCCCCGGCTGGTCCAGGCCATGCAGGACTACCACGACCTGGCGCTCGCGCCGGGCTGGGACATGCTGTGCGCCCAGGTGGACGCGGACCTCGGCATGCGCACGCAGGTGCTGCTCCACGGCGGCGTCGACGCGCTGCTGACCGGCCTGCGCCCCAAGGTCCGCTGGACGGCACCGGTCCTGGAGACCGACGACGGGCTCCCGAGCACGCTCCCGTCGGAAGGCACGGGCCTGCTGCTGGTCCCGACGTACTTTTCGGTGGCGCCGTCGCTGGTTCCGCCGCTGCCGGGCGGCGTTCCCCGGCTGCTCTACCCGTGCGTCCGGCACGCGGCGCACACCGCGGGAGTCGACCGCGCGGCCCGGAAGACCCCGGGCAACGCGCTGGCGGACCTGCTGGGCCCGACCCGAGCGGCGGCACTGACGATCCTGGCGGTCGGCTGCTCGACCTCGGAACTGGCGGCCCGGCTGGGGGTCACGCCGTCGGCGGTCAGCAAGCACACGACGGTGCTGCGGCGCGCGGGGCTGATCATCACGCACCGGGAGCGGAATACGGTGCTGCATTCTTTGACGCCGCTGGGAAGCGCTCTCTTGGATCGGTGA
- a CDS encoding SDR family oxidoreductase, whose protein sequence is MRVFVTGASGWIGSALVPELVGAGHEVVGLARSDASAAAVESRGADVLRGDLTDLELLNKAAERADAVVHLAFGHDFSRIADAIETDARAVEAMGAALAGKRFVLASGTPVVPGRASVEDDNPDGAGPVAGRTEIARSVVALAGRGVRSSVVRLPRSVHGEGDRHGFVSRLIGLDREKGVSAYVGDGTQRWPAVHVLDAAHLFRLALEQAQPGAVLHAVGDEGVAIRDLAAVIGDRLGLAPTSVPAEELGFLGLILSVDQPASSTRTQELLGWRPTRPGLLEDVEKGHYFG, encoded by the coding sequence ATGCGTGTTTTCGTCACCGGTGCGTCCGGCTGGATCGGCTCGGCGCTCGTGCCCGAGCTCGTCGGCGCGGGCCACGAGGTCGTCGGACTGGCCCGGTCGGACGCTTCGGCGGCCGCGGTGGAGTCGAGGGGCGCGGACGTGCTCCGCGGCGACCTGACCGACCTCGAACTGCTGAACAAGGCCGCGGAGCGCGCCGACGCCGTCGTCCACCTCGCCTTCGGGCACGACTTCAGCCGGATCGCGGACGCGATCGAGACCGACGCGCGTGCGGTCGAGGCAATGGGTGCGGCGCTGGCCGGGAAGCGTTTCGTGCTCGCGTCGGGGACGCCCGTCGTGCCCGGGCGCGCGTCAGTGGAGGACGACAACCCGGACGGCGCCGGGCCGGTCGCGGGCCGCACCGAAATCGCCCGCTCGGTCGTCGCCCTGGCCGGCCGCGGGGTGCGGTCGTCGGTCGTCCGGCTGCCGCGGTCGGTGCACGGCGAAGGCGACCGGCACGGCTTCGTCAGCCGGCTGATCGGCCTGGACCGCGAGAAGGGCGTCTCCGCGTACGTCGGCGACGGGACGCAGCGCTGGCCCGCGGTGCACGTCCTGGACGCCGCGCACCTGTTCCGGCTCGCGCTGGAGCAGGCGCAGCCGGGCGCGGTGCTGCACGCGGTCGGCGACGAAGGCGTGGCGATCCGCGACCTCGCCGCGGTGATCGGTGACCGGCTGGGCCTGGCGCCCACGTCGGTGCCGGCCGAGGAGCTGGGTTTCCTGGGCCTGATCCTGTCGGTCGACCAGCCGGCGAGCAGCACGCGCACGCAGGAGCTGCTCGGCTGGCGGCCGACGCGACCGGGCCTACTCGAAGACGTCGAGAAGGGGCACTACTTCGGCTGA
- a CDS encoding TetR/AcrR family transcriptional regulator, protein MSRWEPNTRERLMRAAVAEFLDRGYESVTVAEITERAGLTKRTFFRHFADKREVLFAGQEILTRLFSDAIASAPAEATPIEAISAALAATGEVFGPERREWARKVKAVVAGHSDLRERELLKRAKLTAAMAGALRERGVGEPAASLAAEVGGLAFTTGFARWVEPSNERGFGELSREALAELVAATASLG, encoded by the coding sequence ATGAGCCGCTGGGAGCCGAACACGCGCGAGCGGCTGATGCGCGCCGCGGTGGCGGAGTTCCTCGACCGCGGCTACGAGAGCGTCACCGTCGCCGAGATCACCGAGCGCGCCGGCCTGACCAAGCGCACGTTCTTCCGCCACTTCGCCGACAAGCGCGAAGTGCTGTTCGCGGGGCAGGAAATCCTGACCCGCCTGTTTTCTGACGCGATCGCTTCGGCGCCGGCCGAGGCGACGCCGATCGAGGCGATCTCGGCCGCGCTCGCGGCGACCGGCGAGGTGTTCGGGCCCGAGCGGCGCGAGTGGGCGCGGAAGGTGAAGGCAGTGGTCGCGGGGCACAGTGACCTGCGGGAGCGTGAACTGCTGAAGCGCGCGAAGCTGACGGCCGCGATGGCCGGGGCGTTGCGGGAGCGCGGAGTCGGGGAACCGGCGGCGAGCCTGGCCGCGGAGGTGGGCGGTCTGGCTTTCACGACGGGTTTCGCGCGGTGGGTGGAGCCGTCGAACGAACGCGGTTTCGGGGAGCTTTCCCGGGAGGCTTTGGCGGAGTTGGTGGCGGCGACCGCCTCCCTCGGCTGA